The proteins below come from a single Burkholderiales bacterium genomic window:
- a CDS encoding MlaD family protein, producing MAEIREDDQELPRAVRVRKRRFAFQWVWLLPIVAAVVGGWLAVRAIMADGPTVTIRFKTAEGIEANKTRVKYKDVDIGIVKSISLGDDRTGVLVKADLSKAAEGLVVQDTRFWVVRARIAGGTVSGIGTLLSGSYIGMDPGKSKESRRDFEGLDTPPVITTGLAGKQFVLRAEDIGSLDVGSPLYYRRLEAGRVVAYELDKEGTGVLVRVFVNAPYDRYVTPNARFWHASGVDVALDANGLKINTESIASVLVGGIAFQAPDGSARQPAAPENSIFRLHADRVQAMKDPVTVIEPYALVFHESVRGLGVGAPVDFNGLLVGEVKSIDAEYDRQKRELSMVVMIDFYPERLFRNRYSGATPPPDVGPSLARLVERGLRAQMRSANLLTGQKYIALELRKDVRPARMDTAQNPPTIPTVPGAAAELQTTVASIARKLERVQFEEISSDLRKTLQTASGVLSRVDREIAPEVRDTMVEAKQAMVEARSALIEARQAITQAKQALGSVERTMRDAEPLPLEASDAMREIGRAAASFRVLADYLERHPEAVIRGKKEEKR from the coding sequence ATGGCTGAGATTCGCGAGGACGATCAGGAGCTGCCGCGCGCGGTGCGCGTGCGCAAGCGCCGCTTCGCCTTCCAGTGGGTGTGGCTGCTGCCGATCGTCGCGGCGGTGGTCGGCGGCTGGCTCGCGGTGCGCGCGATCATGGCCGACGGCCCTACCGTGACGATCCGCTTCAAGACCGCCGAAGGCATCGAAGCGAACAAGACGCGCGTCAAGTACAAGGACGTCGACATCGGCATCGTGAAGAGCATCTCGCTCGGCGACGACCGCACCGGCGTCCTCGTCAAAGCCGACCTGTCCAAGGCCGCCGAGGGCCTCGTGGTGCAGGACACGCGCTTCTGGGTGGTGCGCGCGCGCATCGCGGGCGGCACGGTGTCGGGCATCGGCACGCTGCTCTCGGGCTCGTACATCGGGATGGATCCGGGCAAGTCGAAAGAGTCGCGGCGCGACTTCGAAGGGCTCGACACGCCGCCGGTGATCACCACCGGTCTGGCGGGCAAACAGTTCGTGCTGCGCGCGGAGGACATCGGCTCGCTCGACGTGGGCTCGCCGCTGTACTACCGCAGGCTCGAAGCCGGCCGCGTCGTCGCCTACGAGCTCGACAAGGAAGGCACCGGCGTGCTCGTGCGCGTCTTCGTCAACGCGCCCTACGACCGTTACGTCACCCCCAACGCGCGCTTCTGGCACGCGAGCGGGGTCGACGTCGCGCTCGACGCGAACGGGCTGAAGATCAACACCGAATCGATCGCCTCGGTGCTCGTCGGCGGCATCGCGTTCCAGGCGCCCGACGGCTCGGCCAGGCAGCCGGCCGCGCCGGAGAACTCGATCTTCAGGCTGCACGCGGACCGGGTGCAGGCGATGAAGGATCCGGTGACCGTCATCGAGCCTTACGCGCTGGTGTTCCACGAGTCGGTGCGCGGCCTGGGCGTGGGCGCGCCGGTCGATTTCAACGGGCTCCTCGTCGGCGAGGTAAAGAGCATCGACGCCGAATACGACCGGCAGAAGCGCGAGCTCTCGATGGTCGTCATGATCGACTTCTATCCCGAGCGGCTGTTCCGCAACCGCTACAGCGGCGCCACCCCGCCGCCCGACGTCGGGCCCTCGCTCGCGCGGCTCGTCGAGCGCGGCTTGCGCGCGCAGATGCGCTCGGCGAACCTCCTGACCGGGCAGAAGTACATCGCGCTCGAGCTGCGTAAAGACGTGAGGCCGGCGCGCATGGACACCGCGCAGAACCCGCCGACGATTCCGACGGTGCCGGGAGCGGCGGCGGAGCTGCAGACGACCGTCGCTTCGATCGCGAGGAAGCTCGAGCGCGTCCAGTTCGAGGAGATCAGCAGCGACCTGCGCAAGACGCTGCAGACCGCGAGCGGCGTGCTCTCCCGCGTCGACCGCGAGATCGCTCCCGAGGTGCGCGACACGATGGTCGAAGCGAAGCAGGCGATGGTCGAGGCGAGGAGCGCGCTGATCGAAGCGCGGCAGGCGATCACGCAGGCGAAGCAGGCGCTGGGCTCGGTGGAGCGCACGATGCGCGACGCCGAGCCGCTGCCGCTCGAAGCGAGCGACGCGATGCGCGAGATCGGTCGAGCCGCCGCGTCGTTCCGCGTGCTCGCCGACTACCTGGAACGCCACCCCGAGGCGGTGATCCGCGGCAAGAAGGAGGAGAAGCGTTGA
- a CDS encoding L-glutamate gamma-semialdehyde dehydrogenase, whose protein sequence is MDVPPPRLPSPYRDESAAARAAIAALDGALDWNRVAAAAIPWIERVRSAPHPFWALETLLTEYPISSAEGTALMRLAEALLRIPDRDTAIALTADQLTRANFEQRHGHGAIAVSARALALASSLLPEGDATHPGLLKRLGGEAVVAIAMRAVQLLARQFVLGETIQKAIARGDEWRAQNAQFRFSYDMLGEGARTAEDARRYFEHYLQAVEAIAARPFAAGEGASATARDGISIKLSALFPRYEDVQRARVMRDLVPRVWTLCERAAAAGINLTIDAEESERLELSLDVFEALAQRVAREHASWRGFGLAVQAYQTRALETAGHAIDLARRYGLRFMVRLVKGAYWDAEIKRAQVLGVGGYPVYTHKPHTDASYLACAKRLLEAKDAVYPQLASHNAATIAAVLELARETNAPFELQRLHGMGESVYREVLASSDVPVRVYAPVGEYRDLLAYLVRRLLENGANSSFVHQLANEDVPAAELVRSPLHVAPRPALPLPGELYGAERPNSRGLDVAERTHRALLIDAAADVDVPSIADLARVDAVMDTLREGFAAWSQRDVTKRRAILRETGDRLEARLPRFAALVVKEAHKTWDDAVAEVREAVDFLRYYAVEAERVMAPRELPGPTGESNVLRLKPRGVWVAISPWNFPLAIFTGQVAAALATGNSVAAKPAEQTPAIASAMVDLFHECGVPRDALALCAGDGETVGAALVAHPLAAGVAFTGSTAVARSIARALIGDDDRRALRPLIAETGGVNAMIVDTTALPEQVVDAVVASAFRSTGQRCSALRALCVHEALWNSVIAMLKGAIAELTVGDPSDPSTDVGPVIDAAAKANLDRQIAALAARGRHIAGGTLPRALRGNYVAPCIYEIDRLEAADEEIFGPVLQVVRWSGDLDALVGSINALGFGLTLGVQTRIDSRAERISANARVGNVYVNRSMIGAVVGVQPFGGEGLSGTGPKAGGPHYLPRFCVEQTVTVNTAAAGGNAALLGALPGD, encoded by the coding sequence ATGGACGTTCCCCCGCCGCGCCTGCCCTCGCCGTATCGTGACGAAAGCGCGGCGGCGCGGGCGGCGATAGCAGCGCTCGACGGCGCGCTAGACTGGAACCGCGTGGCCGCGGCGGCGATCCCGTGGATCGAGCGCGTTCGCAGCGCGCCGCATCCGTTCTGGGCGCTGGAGACGCTGCTCACCGAGTACCCGATCTCGAGCGCCGAAGGCACTGCGCTCATGCGGCTGGCCGAAGCGCTGCTGCGCATCCCCGACCGCGACACCGCGATCGCGCTCACCGCCGACCAGCTCACGCGCGCGAACTTCGAGCAGCGCCACGGCCACGGCGCGATCGCGGTGTCCGCTCGCGCGCTCGCGCTGGCGAGCTCGCTCCTGCCCGAAGGCGACGCGACACATCCGGGCCTGCTGAAACGCCTCGGCGGCGAAGCCGTGGTCGCGATCGCGATGCGCGCGGTGCAGCTCCTCGCACGCCAGTTCGTGCTGGGCGAGACGATTCAAAAAGCGATCGCGCGCGGCGACGAGTGGCGCGCACAGAACGCGCAGTTCAGGTTCAGCTACGACATGCTGGGTGAGGGCGCGCGCACCGCGGAGGATGCGCGGCGCTATTTCGAGCACTATCTCCAGGCGGTCGAGGCGATCGCGGCGCGGCCGTTCGCCGCAGGCGAGGGCGCCAGCGCCACAGCGCGCGACGGCATCTCGATCAAGCTCTCGGCGCTGTTTCCGCGCTACGAAGACGTCCAGCGCGCGCGCGTGATGCGGGACCTCGTCCCGCGTGTCTGGACGCTGTGCGAGCGCGCGGCCGCCGCCGGGATCAACCTCACCATCGATGCGGAGGAGAGCGAGCGCCTCGAGCTCTCGCTCGACGTGTTCGAAGCGCTGGCGCAGCGCGTCGCGCGCGAGCACGCGTCGTGGCGCGGCTTCGGCCTCGCGGTGCAGGCCTATCAGACGCGCGCCCTCGAGACGGCCGGACACGCGATCGATCTCGCGCGACGTTACGGGCTGCGCTTCATGGTCCGTCTCGTCAAAGGCGCGTACTGGGACGCCGAGATCAAGCGCGCGCAAGTGCTGGGCGTCGGCGGCTATCCCGTTTACACGCACAAGCCTCACACCGACGCGAGCTATCTCGCGTGCGCGAAGCGCCTGCTCGAAGCAAAGGACGCGGTCTATCCGCAGCTCGCGAGCCACAACGCGGCGACCATCGCCGCGGTGCTCGAGCTCGCGCGCGAGACGAACGCGCCGTTCGAGCTCCAGCGGCTGCACGGCATGGGGGAGAGCGTTTATCGAGAGGTGCTCGCGTCGAGCGATGTGCCGGTGCGCGTGTACGCGCCGGTCGGCGAGTATCGAGATCTCCTCGCGTATCTCGTGCGGCGGCTGCTCGAGAACGGCGCGAACTCGTCGTTCGTGCATCAGCTCGCGAACGAGGACGTGCCTGCCGCCGAGCTCGTGCGCTCGCCGCTCCATGTCGCGCCCCGTCCGGCATTGCCGTTGCCGGGCGAGCTGTACGGCGCCGAGCGGCCGAACAGCCGCGGGCTCGACGTCGCCGAACGAACGCATCGCGCGCTGCTGATCGACGCCGCGGCGGATGTGGACGTACCGTCGATTGCCGACCTCGCCCGCGTCGATGCGGTGATGGATACCTTGCGCGAAGGATTCGCCGCGTGGTCGCAGCGCGACGTTACGAAGCGCCGCGCGATCCTGCGCGAGACCGGCGACCGGCTCGAGGCGCGCCTGCCGCGGTTCGCCGCGCTCGTCGTGAAGGAAGCGCACAAGACCTGGGACGACGCGGTCGCCGAAGTGCGCGAGGCGGTCGACTTCCTGCGCTATTACGCGGTCGAAGCGGAGCGCGTCATGGCGCCGCGCGAGCTCCCCGGGCCGACCGGCGAATCGAACGTGCTGCGCCTGAAGCCGCGCGGCGTGTGGGTCGCGATCTCGCCGTGGAACTTCCCGCTGGCGATCTTCACCGGGCAGGTCGCCGCGGCGCTCGCCACGGGCAACAGCGTCGCCGCCAAACCGGCCGAGCAGACGCCGGCGATCGCGTCGGCCATGGTCGATCTCTTCCACGAGTGCGGCGTGCCGCGCGATGCGCTGGCGCTGTGCGCCGGCGACGGCGAGACCGTCGGCGCGGCGCTCGTCGCCCATCCGCTCGCTGCGGGCGTCGCGTTCACCGGCTCGACCGCGGTGGCGCGCAGCATCGCGCGCGCGCTGATCGGCGACGACGACCGCCGTGCGCTGCGTCCCTTGATCGCCGAGACCGGCGGCGTCAACGCGATGATCGTCGACACCACCGCGCTGCCCGAGCAGGTCGTCGACGCGGTGGTCGCGAGCGCTTTTCGTTCGACGGGGCAGCGCTGCTCCGCGCTGCGCGCGCTGTGCGTGCACGAAGCGCTGTGGAACAGCGTGATCGCGATGCTGAAAGGCGCGATCGCGGAGCTGACCGTCGGCGACCCTTCCGATCCTTCCACCGACGTCGGGCCGGTGATCGACGCGGCGGCGAAAGCGAATCTCGATCGCCAGATCGCCGCGCTCGCCGCGCGCGGCCGGCACATCGCGGGCGGAACGCTGCCGCGAGCGCTGCGCGGCAACTACGTCGCGCCGTGCATCTACGAGATCGACCGCCTCGAAGCGGCGGACGAGGAGATCTTCGGCCCGGTGCTGCAGGTCGTGCGCTGGAGCGGCGACCTCGACGCGCTCGTCGGGTCGATCAACGCGCTCGGCTTCGGCCTCACGCTCGGCGTGCAGACGCGCATCGACAGCCGCGCCGAGCGCATCTCTGCTAACGCGCGCGTGGGCAACGTCTACGTCAACCGCAGCATGATCGGCGCGGTGGTCGGCGTGCAGCCGTTCGGCGGAGAAGGGTTGAGCGGCACCGGCCCGAAAGCGGGCGGGCCGCACTACCTCCCGCGCTTCTGTGTGGAGCAGACGGTGACGGTCAACACCGCCGCGGCAGGCGGGAACGCGGCGCTGCTCGGAGCCTTGCCCGGCGATTGA
- a CDS encoding paraquat-inducible protein A codes for MRPGDITAAGAGLLSCLTCGLLSQPASHEEDANACPRCGRRLHVRKPHSLLRSWTFLVAAMVLYLPANLLPIMDTESLIMGSHSDTIMSGIVLLWKSGSWGIAIIVFIASIMVPMLKMLAMLVILVAVHQGVSTHCHDLARLYRILEIIGRWSMLDVFVVAILVTLVQLQLLAAITPAKGALAFGAVVVLTMLSTMSFDPRLIWDSAEHARRRPHG; via the coding sequence ATGAGGCCGGGAGACATCACCGCCGCGGGAGCGGGCCTCTTGTCGTGCCTCACGTGCGGCCTGCTGTCGCAGCCGGCGTCGCACGAGGAAGACGCGAACGCCTGCCCGCGCTGCGGCCGGCGGCTCCACGTGCGCAAGCCCCACAGCCTGCTTCGAAGCTGGACGTTCCTCGTCGCGGCGATGGTGCTCTACCTGCCGGCGAACCTGCTGCCGATCATGGACACCGAGTCGCTCATCATGGGCTCGCACAGCGACACGATCATGAGCGGCATCGTGCTGCTGTGGAAATCGGGCTCGTGGGGCATCGCCATCATCGTGTTCATCGCGAGCATCATGGTGCCGATGCTCAAGATGCTGGCGATGCTGGTCATACTGGTCGCCGTCCACCAGGGTGTCAGCACGCACTGTCACGATCTCGCCAGGCTCTATCGCATCCTCGAGATCATCGGCCGCTGGTCGATGCTCGACGTCTTCGTGGTGGCGATCCTCGTCACGCTCGTGCAGCTCCAGCTCCTCGCCGCGATCACGCCCGCCAAGGGCGCGCTCGCTTTCGGCGCGGTGGTCGTGCTGACGATGCTCTCGACGATGAGCTTCGATCCGCGGCTCATCTGGGATTCGGCGGAGCACGCGAGGCGGCGGCCGCATGGCTGA
- a CDS encoding PqiC family protein has protein sequence MLLLAACGITGTSPEPRFYTLASEAPPPAPASAAANTVVVGPVTIPELVDRPQIVTRTAENRVQIDEQARWAAPLKSEIARVIADRLARALPNARVSTMDQRATGAPDYRVIVDVQRFDSSNEGAAIQASWQVRTKDHPAALSGRSVVAEPAGAGYDALVAAHSRAVAKIAAEIAAAIVTASK, from the coding sequence GTGCTTCTCCTCGCCGCCTGCGGCATCACCGGCACCAGCCCCGAGCCGCGCTTCTACACGCTCGCCTCCGAAGCCCCGCCGCCGGCGCCCGCCTCGGCTGCCGCAAACACGGTCGTCGTCGGACCGGTGACGATCCCGGAGCTGGTCGACCGGCCGCAGATCGTCACGCGCACCGCCGAAAACCGCGTCCAGATCGACGAGCAGGCGCGCTGGGCGGCGCCGCTCAAGAGCGAGATCGCGCGCGTCATCGCCGACCGTCTCGCCAGGGCGCTGCCGAACGCGCGCGTGTCGACCATGGACCAGCGCGCGACCGGCGCGCCCGATTACCGCGTCATCGTCGACGTGCAGCGCTTCGATTCGTCGAACGAAGGCGCGGCGATACAGGCGTCGTGGCAGGTGAGGACGAAAGACCATCCGGCCGCACTGTCGGGCCGCTCGGTCGTCGCCGAGCCGGCGGGTGCCGGCTACGATGCGCTGGTCGCGGCGCACAGCCGCGCGGTGGCAAAGATCGCCGCCGAGATCGCGGCGGCGATCGTCACCGCATCGAAGTAG
- a CDS encoding response regulator — protein sequence MSTSRIAKIDVRIQAEQVDMLYRLSPHALVTSAFGASIIFALFWRFADRTAMLAWLAALAVTWIGRYALVLAYRRARPAAGNAKRWGYYFCAGTFCAGAAWGVLGTPLIPVESYKYQVIFSVIDVAVAAIGIFSVYPWTRAYAALVLPFMLPSTITLLAKGDGESTVLGLILLFFVPIAISAARRLGRTNLESIRMRFDIAAMSEQRERDKQAAETAKRSAEDANRTKSEFLANMSHEIRTPMNGVLGMAELLLDTALSDVQRRYALNVKNSGESLLHIINDILDFSKIEAGKMELDTVDFDVRETTEEVVELLASHAQAKGLELTCQIADDVPSGLAGDPNRLRQVLVNLVGNAIKFTERGEVGITVGRAPEGRVCAVRGGCVLHFAVRDTGIGISDEARERMFKAFTQGDGSTARRFGGTGLGLVISKQLIEMMGGEIEMKSRVGHGSTFSFTVALAQRVDAGARIERAEDLHGLRVLIVEDNPTSRIILERYVEAAGMASESVDSGERALVALRDAAARRIPFDLGLVDMKMPGMNGLELAQAVRAEPALARMPLVLLSSLASGDGVAARDAGFNAWRNKPVRRSELWQTIASVAGRTPVRPAPVGPVEKQPLVAARVLLVEDNRVNQEVCKAMLAKLGCAVDVAADGRAGVDAALGAPYDIVLMDCQMPEMDGFEAARTIRAREAEIDVERIGSGLPRRRMPIVALTANAMEGDRERCLAAGMDDYLAKPFKKDQLVHVLEFWVGREQRVAKAA from the coding sequence ATGTCCACTTCCCGCATCGCGAAAATCGACGTCCGTATCCAGGCCGAGCAGGTCGACATGCTCTATCGGCTGTCGCCGCACGCGCTCGTCACGTCGGCGTTCGGGGCTTCGATCATCTTCGCCTTGTTCTGGCGGTTCGCCGACCGCACCGCGATGCTCGCGTGGCTCGCGGCGCTGGCCGTGACGTGGATCGGCCGCTATGCCCTGGTGCTCGCCTACCGCCGCGCCAGGCCGGCGGCGGGGAACGCCAAACGGTGGGGCTATTACTTCTGCGCCGGCACGTTCTGCGCCGGCGCGGCGTGGGGCGTTCTCGGGACGCCGCTGATTCCGGTCGAGTCGTACAAATACCAGGTCATCTTCTCGGTGATCGACGTCGCGGTCGCGGCGATCGGCATCTTCTCGGTCTACCCCTGGACGCGCGCCTACGCCGCGCTGGTGCTGCCTTTCATGCTGCCCTCGACGATCACGCTGCTCGCCAAAGGCGACGGCGAGTCGACCGTGCTCGGCCTGATCCTGCTCTTCTTCGTCCCGATCGCGATCAGCGCCGCACGCCGCCTCGGCAGGACCAACCTCGAATCGATCCGGATGCGCTTCGACATCGCGGCGATGTCGGAGCAGCGCGAGCGCGACAAGCAGGCGGCCGAAACCGCGAAGCGCTCGGCCGAGGACGCCAACCGCACCAAGTCCGAGTTCCTGGCGAACATGAGCCACGAGATTCGCACCCCGATGAACGGCGTGCTCGGCATGGCGGAGCTCCTGCTCGACACCGCGCTCAGCGACGTGCAGCGGCGCTACGCGCTCAACGTGAAGAACTCGGGCGAATCGCTGCTGCACATCATCAACGACATCCTCGATTTCTCGAAGATCGAGGCGGGCAAGATGGAGCTCGACACGGTCGACTTCGACGTGCGCGAGACGACCGAGGAGGTCGTCGAGCTGCTCGCGAGCCACGCGCAGGCGAAAGGGCTGGAGCTCACGTGCCAGATCGCGGACGACGTGCCTTCGGGCCTCGCGGGCGATCCCAACCGGCTGCGCCAGGTGCTCGTCAACCTGGTCGGCAACGCGATCAAGTTCACCGAGCGCGGCGAGGTCGGGATCACCGTCGGACGCGCGCCGGAGGGGCGGGTGTGCGCGGTGCGCGGCGGCTGCGTGCTGCACTTCGCCGTGCGCGATACCGGCATCGGCATCAGCGACGAAGCACGCGAGCGCATGTTCAAGGCGTTCACCCAGGGCGACGGATCGACCGCGCGCCGCTTCGGCGGCACGGGGCTGGGCCTCGTCATCTCCAAGCAGCTCATCGAGATGATGGGCGGGGAGATCGAGATGAAGAGCCGCGTCGGCCACGGCTCGACGTTCTCGTTCACCGTCGCGCTCGCCCAGCGCGTGGACGCCGGCGCGCGCATCGAGCGCGCCGAGGACCTGCACGGCCTGCGGGTGCTCATCGTCGAGGACAATCCGACGAGCCGCATCATCCTCGAGCGCTACGTCGAGGCGGCCGGCATGGCGAGCGAGAGCGTCGACAGCGGCGAGCGCGCGCTGGTCGCGCTGCGCGACGCCGCGGCGAGGCGCATACCGTTCGATCTCGGGCTCGTCGACATGAAGATGCCGGGCATGAACGGTCTCGAGCTCGCGCAAGCGGTGCGTGCCGAGCCTGCGCTCGCACGTATGCCGCTCGTGCTGCTGTCGTCGCTCGCTTCGGGTGATGGCGTCGCGGCGAGGGACGCGGGCTTCAATGCGTGGCGCAACAAACCGGTACGGCGCAGCGAGCTGTGGCAGACCATCGCGAGCGTGGCGGGCAGGACGCCCGTGCGGCCGGCGCCGGTGGGACCGGTCGAGAAGCAGCCGCTCGTCGCCGCGCGCGTGCTGCTGGTCGAAGACAACCGCGTCAACCAGGAAGTGTGCAAGGCGATGCTCGCGAAGCTCGGCTGTGCTGTGGACGTCGCCGCCGACGGGCGCGCCGGCGTCGATGCGGCGCTGGGTGCGCCGTACGACATCGTCCTCATGGATTGCCAGATGCCCGAGATGGACGGCTTCGAGGCTGCGCGCACCATCCGCGCGCGCGAAGCCGAGATCGACGTCGAGCGCATCGGCTCCGGCCTGCCGCGGCGACGCATGCCGATCGTCGCGCTGACCGCGAACGCGATGGAAGGCGACCGCGAGCGCTGCCTCGCGGCGGGCATGGACGACTACCTCGCCAAGCCTTTCAAGAAAGACCAGCTCGTTCACGTGCTCGAGTTCTGGGTCGGGCGCGAGCAGCGGGTGGCGAAAGCTGCCTGA
- a CDS encoding EamA/RhaT family transporter yields the protein MIAPDWLWIPVTIGAALAQTSRNAAQRHLTPILGTLGATLVRFLYGLPFALIWLGIVAFATGQPLPSANWSFAAWVVVSSVAQIGATALLLRVMHERNFALGTAYAKTEVIQIAVFGLVFLGDPITPTMMIAVAFGTVGVMLLAPIDRQKPVSTLIKGWTTRTALLGVASGAGFGLAATGYRGAALALPGTEFLMAAAYTLVAAQALQTVLLGGWLLVRSSSVVVRVLREWRRSLFAGLMGATASACWFTAMAIEPVAHVRTLALIEVFFGYVISHRFFRERVTGIEMAGMVLLVMGLVIVTLMR from the coding sequence TTGATCGCGCCCGACTGGCTGTGGATACCCGTCACGATCGGCGCGGCGCTCGCACAGACCTCGCGTAACGCCGCGCAGCGGCACCTCACGCCGATCCTCGGAACGCTGGGCGCGACGCTCGTGCGCTTCCTGTACGGGCTGCCGTTCGCGCTGATCTGGCTGGGGATCGTGGCGTTCGCCACGGGGCAGCCGCTGCCCTCGGCCAACTGGAGCTTCGCGGCGTGGGTGGTCGTGAGCTCGGTCGCGCAGATCGGCGCGACCGCGCTGCTCCTGCGCGTCATGCACGAGCGCAACTTCGCGCTCGGCACCGCGTACGCGAAGACCGAAGTGATCCAGATCGCGGTCTTCGGCCTGGTCTTCCTCGGCGACCCGATCACGCCTACGATGATGATTGCAGTCGCATTCGGCACGGTGGGCGTGATGCTGCTCGCGCCGATCGACAGGCAAAAGCCGGTGAGCACGCTCATCAAAGGCTGGACGACGCGCACCGCCCTGCTGGGCGTCGCGTCGGGCGCGGGCTTCGGCCTCGCCGCGACCGGCTATCGCGGCGCGGCGCTCGCGCTGCCCGGCACCGAGTTCCTGATGGCCGCGGCGTACACGCTCGTCGCCGCGCAGGCGTTGCAGACGGTGCTGCTCGGCGGCTGGCTGCTGGTGCGCAGCTCCAGCGTCGTGGTGCGCGTGCTGCGCGAGTGGAGGAGATCGCTCTTCGCCGGGCTCATGGGCGCGACGGCGTCGGCGTGCTGGTTCACCGCGATGGCGATCGAGCCCGTCGCGCACGTGCGCACCCTCGCGCTGATCGAAGTGTTCTTCGGCTACGTGATCTCGCACCGCTTCTTCCGCGAGCGCGTGACCGGAATAGAGATGGCGGGCATGGTGTTGCTCGTGATGGGTCTCGTCATCGTCACGCTGATGCGATAG
- a CDS encoding paraquat-inducible protein A, with product MRLHGPLIACRECDLLQRPTALAGHMVARCSRCSGVLYQPLDDDLDRPLAYTLAATILFVLANAFPIVGLEVQGQTTVATLFGTARTLYDENMRALGVLVFFTTIVVPALQLGAMLYLLVPLHAGRVPTLLPGAVRMLQAIRPWGMTEVFILGLLVSLVKLGAMARVQPGVGLWSFGALLFAIAAAVASFDARVIWAKYRPAPGGIDEAGRRHASSTP from the coding sequence ATGCGCCTGCACGGCCCCCTCATCGCGTGTCGCGAATGCGACCTGCTCCAGCGCCCCACCGCGCTCGCCGGACACATGGTCGCGCGGTGCAGCCGGTGCTCGGGCGTGCTCTACCAGCCCCTCGACGACGATCTCGACCGGCCGCTCGCCTACACGCTCGCGGCGACGATCCTGTTCGTGCTCGCCAACGCCTTTCCGATCGTCGGCCTCGAAGTGCAGGGGCAGACGACCGTCGCGACGCTCTTCGGCACCGCCAGGACGCTGTACGACGAGAACATGCGCGCGCTGGGCGTCCTGGTGTTCTTCACGACGATCGTCGTGCCCGCGCTCCAGCTCGGCGCGATGCTGTACCTCCTCGTCCCGCTGCACGCGGGGCGCGTTCCGACGCTGCTTCCGGGTGCGGTGCGCATGCTCCAGGCGATCCGCCCGTGGGGCATGACCGAAGTCTTCATCCTCGGGCTCCTCGTCTCCCTGGTCAAGCTCGGCGCGATGGCGCGCGTGCAGCCGGGCGTGGGTCTGTGGTCGTTCGGCGCGCTGCTCTTCGCGATCGCCGCGGCGGTCGCTTCGTTCGACGCTCGTGTGATCTGGGCGAAGTACCGGCCCGCGCCGGGCGGCATCGACGAGGCCGGCCGCCGTCACGCGTCTTCGACGCCATGA
- a CDS encoding NADPH-dependent FMN reductase, with product MVKLIGISGSLRKGSFNSAVLRVAAELAPADSEVVIESIAGIPLYDGDDEAASGIPDPVTRLKNAIATADGLLLVTPEYNNSLPGVTKNAIDWLSRPPADIGRVFGGKPVAIAGASPGGFGTILSQNAWLPVFRTLGAELWSGGRLLVSRAGSVVDPQGTITDAATREAIGKFVKGFVEHVARRKR from the coding sequence GTGGTCAAGCTGATAGGCATCTCGGGCAGCCTGCGCAAAGGCTCGTTCAACTCGGCGGTGCTGCGAGTCGCGGCAGAGCTCGCGCCGGCGGACAGCGAGGTCGTCATCGAATCGATCGCGGGCATACCGCTCTACGACGGCGACGACGAAGCCGCGAGCGGCATTCCGGATCCGGTGACGCGCCTGAAGAATGCGATCGCGACCGCCGACGGGCTGCTCCTGGTGACGCCCGAGTACAACAACAGCCTGCCCGGCGTCACCAAGAACGCGATCGACTGGCTGTCGCGGCCGCCCGCGGACATCGGCCGCGTCTTCGGCGGCAAGCCGGTCGCCATCGCCGGTGCCTCGCCCGGCGGTTTCGGCACCATCCTTTCCCAGAACGCCTGGCTGCCGGTCTTCAGGACCCTCGGCGCGGAGCTCTGGTCCGGCGGCAGGCTGCTCGTCTCGCGCGCCGGCAGCGTCGTCGACCCGCAGGGGACCATCACCGACGCGGCCACGCGCGAGGCCATAGGCAAGTTCGTGAAGGGATTCGTGGAGCACGTGGCGCGGCGGAAACGATAA
- a CDS encoding DUF6719 family protein gives MLRACIPLCSLLMGAAYAADPGPLKEMPQEGEISHGVTVYVDDRKCPKGEIKEVIGGSREKNISRQVRCVPRPARASTDRPQ, from the coding sequence ATGCTGCGTGCCTGCATCCCATTGTGTTCGCTGCTGATGGGCGCAGCCTACGCGGCGGATCCCGGACCGCTGAAGGAAATGCCGCAGGAGGGAGAGATCTCCCACGGCGTGACGGTCTACGTGGACGACCGCAAGTGCCCGAAAGGCGAGATCAAGGAAGTGATCGGCGGCAGCCGCGAGAAGAATATTTCAAGACAGGTGCGTTGCGTGCCTCGCCCGGCGCGCGCGTCGACCGACAGGCCCCAATGA